The Sorangiineae bacterium MSr11954 DNA segment AACGTGGGCGTGAGCCGGCGCGTCATGATGAGCGTAATGAGCGCGCTGCAGATGGCCGACACGCCAAAGACCCAGGCCGCCGTGGGGAGGGTGGCCATGAGCACGTGCTGGTCCAGCAAAAGGAGACGGGGCGCGAAGGCGAGGGCCACCAGATCGCTGAAGGCCGCCACCAGGAGCTGCATCCCCAGCAACCGCGGCACGAAGCGGAGGATGGAGCGCGTCATGCGAGCCTCGCGCGCGGCGCCTTGAGGGGCAGGAGCACATTGAAGGTGGACCCCCGCCCTAGCTGGCTCTCGACATAGATGGCCCCACCGTGCAGCAGCACCAGCCTCCGTGCGATGGCCAACCCCAACCCCGTCCCGCGTTTGCGGCGATGCTCGTCGCCCGCTTGCCGGTAGTCCTCGAAGATGAGCGCGCGCTCGGTGTCGCCGATGCCTGGTCCCGTGTCGCGAACACTCACCTTGGCGTAAGCGCCTTGCAGCGCCACACCGACGACCACTTCACCCTTTTGGGTAAACTTGATCGCATTGGCCACCAAGTTGGTGAGAATTTGACGCACCCGCTTCGGATCGGCCTCGATGACGAGACGCGATGCGCCCTCGCGTCCCACCACGATGGGGCGCCCTTGCAGGATGCCCGCCGCCTCGCGAAGCACTTCGCTGGCGAGGAGCACCAGATCCACCGGATCGCGCGAGAGCCGCAATTGCCCGCTCTCCAGGGCCGAAAATTCCAGAATGTCGTTGATCAACTCCAGCAAGTGCGCGCCCGACGCGCGGATCTGTTCCACCTCTTCGAGGGCATCGGGCGAGAGCGGTCCATCGACCCCCTGAACGAGAATATCGGCAAATCCCAAAATGGCATTGAGCGGACTGCGGAGCTCGTGGCTCACGGCCGCCAGAAACGCGGCCCGATCGCGGTCCGCCGCGCGCGCCCGCGCCAACGCAGCGCGGTAGCCTTTTTCGGCCTCCACGAAGCGCGCCACTAGCTGATTGAACGCGCTGGTGAGGGCGCCCACTTCATCGAGCGAGCGCACGGGCACGGGCTCGCCCGAGGGTTCGCTCGGCACCTGGATCATGGCCCGGACCCGCTCGGTCAAAAATTCGACATCGATGTTCGCTTCACGCGCCACGGCATACGCAAATGCTGCGGCCACGCCGACCAGTAAGACGGTGAGCGCAATCAGCGCCGCGACCAGCGCGGGGCCTGCTTCGGATTGATCGGGCGCCCGCACGAACGCGAGCACGAACCCCTCGTCGGAGGTGTGCCCGAGCTGCTGCACGGCAAATCGCGTGCGACCCAGCGAGGTTGTCGCCTCGCCCCTTTTCGCAGTGATGAACTTTCGAATCATCGGGGCGGGCGGTGGCCCCAGGCTGGCGTCGCAGAGGATGCCCCCTTCGGTCTCGACGATGAGAATTTCCGCCTGCGTTCTGCGGGCAGCGAGCTGGATCGCCTCCATGCGGCCGGAGTGCGTGAGCCATGGCAAGCGGGCCCCGAGGGTCTTTGCGAGGAGCTCCGCGCGCTCGGCCGCAAGGTCGTCGCTTTCACGACCGAGGTGGTCCAATCCCGTCAATCCAATGGCGATCGCAACGGCCAAGCTGACGAAAATGACGATTGCAGGGGCGAGCGGATGCAGCGGCCAGAGCCGACGAAAGCTCACGCCGGCCGACGTATACGTGGGGAGCGAGCCTCGTGAACCGATCGACACTTGGGGCCTGATCATACCGCGGTCGGGGTACTTTGTGCCTACGAGCTCGGAAGGGTACCTGCTCGTTGCCTCTTACACGTCACGAAAGGGTCGCGCGCATGCGATACGGGGCCCGTATTCATGCTCACCGCTCGAGGCGGCGGGACCTCCAATGCCAAGGGCTCGCATCCGCAGAAAAATCCGTGCTCCGACGTTTCGAACCGCGAACTGCTCCGACGCAAAAAAAAGTGCTCCACGATATCGAGTTGATCTGGCCATCTTGAATCAGAGAGTTACCCTCGAGGGAGACCACGCGTCGCTCCCGTGGGTCGGACCCCGATGGACGGTCCACGAAAAGAGGTCCTTCGCCCCGTGCCAGGACCCGTCAAGCTTTATCCGGTCACCGAGCTTTGACCGTGCGAACTGCACGCCTGCACAACCCGAGAGGCATCCGTGAACGGTTCCGCTAGCGCGCCCCAGATTTCTGAATGTTTACACCTAAAGATTCTCGGTCGAATTTTCGACGCGAATCTTGGCCGTTTTCGTGCGACTGTGCGCGGCCCGCAGGTGTTTGTTTCGGGGCTCGATCGCGCGGGCAACGGTCGAGAATATTTCCAGGCGGTTTCAGTTTCCTTCGCAAATTTGACGACGCAGCGCGTCTCCGATTTTTAATGGCCGTTGTCCCTTTACGGCGCTACGTCTTGGACAGATAACATCATCGAAGTACCGAAGTTCCCGATGCGCAAACTATCCCGACTCTTCGCCACCAAGGAAGCCTCCCGAGGCGCGGCACCGCGTCGTCGGCGCAAGGTCGCCCTTGCGGGCGCTGCCGAAAGCAGCGCCAAGTTGAGGGCCGCGGCTCCGGTCGATGTCGATGCGAGCCTCGCGGACGACGGCGTCGATGGCGCAGACGGCGTACAGGCGTTGGAGCTCGAAGAGCGGATCCTCGCCGAGCGCGCGCGCTACGCGGGCCATGCGTTGCCAAACCTGGCGGGCTTCGCGGCCACCCCGCGCCCCCTCGATTCGGGAATAGATGTGACCCAGCAAGGGTTGTTGGACACGAACGGCAGCGACGACGCCGGCGAGGCAGGGGACGCAGGAGACCTTGCGCCGCCGTCGCGTCTATCCCCCATCCCCTTCGACTCGGGTATCTACGTGAGCTCTCGCTTTACCAACGCCGACCCGAATCTCGTCCGTCAAGTGACGCTCGTGGTCTACGAGTGGCACAACGTGGAGCCTGGCACGCTATCCTGGGTCTTCCCGAGCGTCCAAGCCGCCCTCGCCGCCGCCCGAGCCATGCGAAACGCCGTCAAATGGGCCATCGTCGCCGGCCGCCGCACCGCCAAGGTCGACGTCGACAGCGAACGCGCCAGCGGCTTCGTGTTGGCGGAGCAAGCGGGCTAAGGTCTGTTTTCGCCTTCCCACGCGCTATGTGGCGAATTGGGGGCTAGGACGTAACGGCCCGGCGGGCCCTTGCGACGTGACGCGCTGCGGCTGCAGAGGCGTTGCGCGCTTGCAGCGGGCTTGGTGGTTCGGCGTTGACTCGATGCATCCGTGCGGATGCTCGTCGAGTGATGTCGCGGCGCGTGTGCTCTGTGAGCGAAGCATCCGCCTGGACGCTAGCGCGAGGTGTTGTGGGGTATGTCGTTTCGGCGCGGGAGCGAAGAAGAAACCGCCAGGGCGCGAGGAGCGCCAGGATTTACCGGGTTTGGTACGCCTTCTCGCGCGAACCCACCCGAACGGGGAGCCCAGGGGAGTTTCGGAAGGCCGCCGCCTGACGGCGAGACCCGATCGGAAACCGTAAGGACGCAAGGAACGCCAGGGTTACGGGTTTAGTCCGCCCTCCAGCGTGAACCCACTGGAACGGGGAGCCCAGGGACTCTTCCCCCTTGCGGCCCTTGCGCCCTTGCGGTTTTCCTCCCTCGGACGGCCGCCGCCCTACGGCAAGAGCCCCCATTCGGAAACCGCAAGGACGCAAGGAACGCCAGGTTACAGGTTTAGTCGGCCCTCCAGCGTGAACCCACCGGAAGGAGGGCGCAGGGACCTTCTCTTTTTGCGGCCCTTGCGCCCTTGCGGTTTTCCTCTCTCAGACAGCCGCCGCCCTACGGCAAGAGCCCCGATTCGGAAACCGCAAGGACGCAAGGAACGCCAGGGGTACGCCTTTTTGATACGCCTCCGGCGCGAACCCACCGGACGGAGGGCGCAGGGACTCTCCCCCTTGCACCCTCGCGCCCTTGCGGTTTTCCTCTCTCGGACGCCCGACGCCCTACGGCAAGAGCCCCGATTCGAAAATCGGTGCCCGCGCGCGCGTTAGACGCGCTCCAAAATGACGGCCATGCCCTGTCCCCCACCGATGCAAGCACTGCCCGCGGCGAAGCGGCCATGCCGGCGTGCAAGCTCGTAGACGAGGTGGGTGGTGATGCGGGCGCCGCTGGCGCCCAAGGGGTGGCCGAGGGAGATGGCCCCGCCATTGACGTTGGTCTTCTTGCGGTCGAGGCCGAGCTCTTTTTCGACGGCCAAATACTGCGGTGCGAAGGCTTCGTTGACCTCGACCAGGTCCAGATCGGAGAGCTTCAAGTCGGTGCGGGCGAGCGCCCTTTGGAGGGCAGGGACGGGGCCGATGCCCATGATTTCGGGCTCCACCCCGGCGACGCCCCACCCGATCAGACGGGCCAGCGGTGTGAGGCCCCGCTGCTGGGCGAATTCTTCGGTGGTGAGCACCAAGGCTGCGGCCCCATCGCAGATGCCGGAAGCATTGCCGGCCGTAACGACGCCGTCTTTTTTGAAGACGGGGCCGAGCTTGGCCAGCGCCTCGCGCGTGGTCTGCGGACGCGGGTGCTCGTCGACCTCGAAGGTGATCGTGCCCTTCTTCTGTTTGATCTCGATGGGCGTGATCTCGTCCTTGAAGCGACCGGCTTCGTGCGCGGCGGCCCAGCGTTGCTGGCTGGTGAGCGCGAAATCATCGCATGCCTCGCGGTTGATACCGTATTTGGTGGCCAGGTTTTCGGCTGTGACGGCCATCGGCAGGTTGCAGTAGCTGTCGGTGAGACAGGTCCACAAAGAGTCTTCGAGCGGGGGCGCCTTGCCGAAGGCGAAACCCTCGCGCGCGCCGCGGATCACGTGGGGTGCCTGCGTCATGTTCTCGGTTCCACCGACCAGGACCGCGCTCGCGTCGCCTAGCAGAATCTGCTCGGCGCCGCTGACGATGGCTTGAAAGCCCGACCCGCAGAGCCGATTGACGGTGAGCGCCGGCGTGGTGATCGGGGTGCCCGCCTTGAGCCCCACGTGGCGGGCGCAATAGATCGCATCCGCGCTCGACTGCAGCACATTGCCGATCACCACGTGATCGATGGCGTCCGCCGGTACGCGCGATTGCGCAAGAGCTGCTTTTGCCGCCACGACGCCGAGATCATTGGCGCTGATTCCCTTGAGCGCGCCTTGCATGGTCCCGAACGCAGTGCGCTTGGCGCCCACGATGACGATCGATTTGGATAGCTTGGCCATGGATTCCTCTTCTTCGTTCTTCTTCTCGGATCGCGAGGGTATCGCGTCTTGGATTTTTCTCAGGCCGCGAACTCGGCCCACGCATTGGAGAGCACGGTCTCGTCGCGCTCTTTGACGGACACGCTGAGCGCAATCTTACCGGGCGAGACCAGCCACCCCTCGGTGACCAGCGTATCGCCGGGCCAAACGGCGCGCCGGAACTGGGCTCCGAACGCGGTCAGCTTGGTGGCGTCGCCGCCCAGCGCGCCCTTGGCGGCGTGCCGGACCATGTACCCGAAGGTGCAAAGCCCGTGCAAAATAGGCCCCTTGTCGAAGCCGACGTTCTTGGCGAACTCCGGATCGGCGTGGAGCGGGTTGAAGTCGCCGGAGAGCCGGTAAAGCAGCGCCTGCTCCTGCGACGTGGTCTGCTCGATCCGAAAATCGGCCTCGCGATCCTTGGGGACCGCGACCGGTACGGCCTCCTTTGGCGGAGCCGTGCCACCAAAGCCGCCCGCCTCACGAATGAGGAGGCTCGACGTGGTTTGGCAGACGACCTCCTCTTGTTCGTTCTTCGATTCCATGTCGACGATCACCGACGCGAATTTGCGCATGTCGTAGATGCCGCGCACCGTCGCCGTGGTGTACAGGGTCCCCGACGCGTCGAAGGGACGGAGGATCTGCACCTTCTCGGAGCCGTGCACGACCATGGCCATGTTGCCGCCCGTCTTCGCGAGCTGGTCGAGCATGGGCTTGAACTTCGGCACCACCGCGAAGCTCGGGTAAACCTTGGGCCCGCGTCCCTCGTAGAGGTAGTCCAGCTCGTCCTTCGTCGAACCGATGCCGAGCGCGTACAAAACGGTGTCCTCCCAGCTGTAGATCCGCTTTTCAGGGGAGGAGGGCTTTCCGACGAGGCTAAGGTCGAGCGTCATGGCCCGAGAGGATCGGTTCTCCGCTCGCATCGGTCAAGGCTTGCCGGCCCGGGCGCGAATACGCGAGAGTCTTTTGTCGTGAGCGCCTCGGGTTTCCTCTTCGGCCATGCCGCGTTCGCACCGCCCACGAGCGTGGCAGGTTTGCTCGGCGCCGTGATCCAAGCCTTCACGGGCGCAGGCGTCGATCTCCCCGCCTTGGGCCTCGCATGGGCACGCGTGCTCCCGACCGTCCTGATCGTGCCCGCCTTTGGCTTGCGTGCGCTTCCGACACCGCTGCGCGCCATCCTCGGGGCAATGCTTGCATTATGCATCTTTCCTGCGGTCGTCGCAGACGCTGGCGCGCACGCACGCGAACCATGGCCGCTCCTGCTCCTCGAAAATTTTCTGCACGGCCTGCCCGTCGCGCTTGCCGCCGCCATCCCCTTGTGGGCGGCCACCATGGCCGGAAACCTGGTCGACACCCTTCGCGGCGCCCGCGACGCTTGGAACGCGGACACCGTGGAGGGAAAAGCGAGCCACCTCGGCATCGCCTTTGCGCTGCTCGCCTCCACGCTTTTTCTTCAGAGCGGCGGCCCCTCGCGCATCGCCCTGGCCCTCGCGACCACCGACTTTCCCGCGCACCCGCTGCTCGCGGCCGTGCGCGATCTCTCCGCCGGCATCACCTTGGCCGTGGCCCTCGGCGGGCCTCTCCTCGCGGCCTCCATCGTGCTCGAGGTGGCGGTGGCCTTGGTCGCGCGCGCATCCTTTCCCGCCCAGATTTATGCCGTGTTTCCACCCTTACGGGCGCTCGGATTGCTCGTGGTGATGGCGCTCGTCTTCGAGCGCATCGCGTTCGTCCTGGCGCGCGCCATCCGCTGAACGCGCAAACGCGATAGTCTGGAGCGATGTACGCGGGACATTTTGCCATTGGCGTGGCCCTCTCGTCGCGATTTCGCGATGTACCCGCATGGATTCCCCTATTTGGCGTGGCATGGCTCGACTTGGTCCATGCGGTGCTGGTGGCGGTTGGCGTCGAACGGGTGACTTCGGGGCTGCCCGCCAACGGTTACTTGCATATGAAACTCGATTTCATCGATTGGGACCATTCGCTCGCGATGGCCATCGTGTGGTCGATGTTGGCGGGCCTCGCCATTTGGCGCGGTAAGTCCATTTGGGCGCTGTCGGCGGTGGTCGGGACGGTGGCGGTCTTCTCGCATTTTCTCGCGGACGCGCTGGTGCACGATCCGGATCTGGCATTGTGGCCTCATTCACCGATCCACGTGGGCTTTGGTCTGTGGAGCTCGCTGCCCGTGGCCTCGTGGTTTCTCGAGGTCGGGTTCGTTGTTGCTTTGGCCTGGTACGGTGCGCGCGTTCATCCTCGAAAATGGGATGCGCTCCAATATCCATTGGCGCTGATGTTCTTTCTTGCTCTTCAATTGACACCATGGTGGTCGCTCATCCAATTGGCGGGGAGCTCACCCTTGACGAGCTCGCCAATCGTTCATGGCGTTTTCTTATTGGTGGGCTTTATTTTACCGGCCGGGCTGATGTCCTGGCTCCTCCGGCGTCCACCGGTTATTCCGTAATGAAGCACATCGATTTGATGTGAAGTGTTAACCCGTATTAATAAAGAATGAATCGCTCGAGCATTGACCTCGAGCGCATCCTGTATCTAAGTGACAGCCGGAGGCGAAATGCGGCAGACGATTTGGTCCTTGATCTTTGCGGCGGCAGCGACGCCGGCGCTTTTGGTGGGTGCGTGTGGAGGTGACGATACGTCGGTACGGCCGGCGACGGACGGCGGCCTCCCGGATACGAGCACGAAGCCCGACGCGGCGGTGGATCCGCTCGCGCGCGGCAAATACATCGTCGATACGCTCGCCTCGTGCGGCGATTGCCACACCCCGCGCAAGAGCGATGGCTCGCCGGACATGACGAAGTATTTGGCGGGCAACAGCTGCTTCATCGGCACCGACAAGAGCGGCGATGCGGGTGGTCCCGGGCCGGGTTGTCTGAGCGCCCCCAACTTGACGAATCACGCGGACGGGTTGAAGAACGTCACCGTCGATCAAGAAATCAAGGACATGTTTCAACACGGCAAGCGCCCGGACGGCAAATTCCTCAATTCGCCGATGCCGTATTGGGTTTACGCCAACATGACCGATGCCGACGCCAACGCCGTCGTCGCCTATCTGCGGACGGTCCCCGGGGTCGCGAACCGGCCCACCCCGAACCAACCTCCGTGGACCAACGTGCCCGCGCCCACGCCCCCGATCGATTTGAACACGGTGCCGGCGCCCGAAAAAGAAGGCAATCCCGACTACGAGAGCCAGATGCGCGGTCGCTACCTGGCGGCGGTCGCGTCGGCGTGCATCGAGTGCCACACCCCCGAGAAGGAGGGCGCGCCGCCCGGGCAAGTCGACCGCTCGAAATGGTTCGCGGGCAAGCGCGCGTACGACTCCAAGTCCCTCGGGCTGCCTCAAGACAAATTCCCGGCGCAGATCTTCTCCGCCAACCTCACGTCCGACCTGTCGACGGGGCTCGGTGGCTATTCGCTCGAGCAGATCGTCCGGGTGATCAAGCAAGGGCAGGACAAAGATGGCAAAGGCATTTGTCCCCCGATGCCCGCGGGGCCGCGCGGCTCGTACGTCAATATGTCGGATGACGACGCGAGGGATATCGCGCGGTACTTGAAGTCGCTGCCGCCCATCGTCAACGCGCGCACCGACTGCGTCGCCCCCGGCCCGTGAGGATCCTCCGTATGCGCGTCCTTCCGAGAGCCCCGCTCGCGGCGACGGTCGTCGTCGCGGCGGCCGCCGTTTTTTCCGCGTGCGGCTCGTCCTCGTCCGACCCGGGGCCCCCCGTTTCGGCCGACGCCGGCCCGCAAGCCGACGTCGTGACCTTGCCGGATGCTTCCCCGGGGCCCCAGCCGCAGCACCTCTCCGAGGCGGGGCTCTACGCGAATTTGGCCACGAAGCAAACGTCGCCCGAGGCGCTCGCGTACGTGCCGTCGTATGCGCTCTGGTCCGATGCGGCGGACAAGAAGCGTTGGATCGTCCTTCCGGCCGGCGCGAAGATCGATACGTCCGACATGGATCACTGGCAGTTCCCGATTGGGACGAAGCTCTTCAAAGAGTTCGCCCGGGGCGGGCGCCGGCTCGAGACACGGCTGATCGAGCGCATCGCCAACACCGGCAAGACCGAGACCGACTACCGCGCCTCGACCTTCGTCTGGCGCGACGACGATTCGGACGCCGATCTCGTCACGGAGGGCGCTACCAATGTGCGGGGAACCGATCACGACGTCCCCACGCGGGTGCAGTGCTTCACCTGCCACAGCGGTGAGCCTGGCAAGATCCTCGGCTTTTCGGCCGTGCAGCTCGCCCGCACGACCGCGGGGACCGATCCTGCGTCCGCCGTGACCTTGAAGTGGCTCGCCGAGCAGGGAAAGCTGACCCATCCCCCTGCGCCCGGCGCCGACTTCTCCGCGCCGGGCGACGCCACGACGGCTGGAGCGCTGGGCTACCTCCACGCCAACTGCGGCAATTGCCACAACGAAAATGGTGGGGCCTGGCGCTACACGAAGATGGTCTTGCGCCTGTCGGGCACGGAGCGCGCGCCGAACAAGACGGAGCTCTACAAGACCACCGTCGGCGTTGCCATGGACCGCCGCGAGAACTCACCGTACCCGAACCGCATCGAGGCCGGTCATCCCGACAAGAGCGCGCTCCTGTACCGCATGTCCAAACGCGACGGCACGCCCGAGGCGATGCCGCCGCTCGCCAGCAAAAAAACGGACGCAACGGGCACCGCAACCGTGACGTCCTGGATCCAGGGCTTGAAGTAATCCGGACGCGAGCTCGTGCGCTCGAGCGAGCGCGTCAAATCCCCTTTGAAACCTCGATGATTCGCGCACGCAACCACGCGTGCGCGAGGTCCATGCGTT contains these protein-coding regions:
- a CDS encoding HAMP domain-containing histidine kinase, which codes for MSFRRLWPLHPLAPAIVIFVSLAVAIAIGLTGLDHLGRESDDLAAERAELLAKTLGARLPWLTHSGRMEAIQLAARRTQAEILIVETEGGILCDASLGPPPAPMIRKFITAKRGEATTSLGRTRFAVQQLGHTSDEGFVLAFVRAPDQSEAGPALVAALIALTVLLVGVAAAFAYAVAREANIDVEFLTERVRAMIQVPSEPSGEPVPVRSLDEVGALTSAFNQLVARFVEAEKGYRAALARARAADRDRAAFLAAVSHELRSPLNAILGFADILVQGVDGPLSPDALEEVEQIRASGAHLLELINDILEFSALESGQLRLSRDPVDLVLLASEVLREAAGILQGRPIVVGREGASRLVIEADPKRVRQILTNLVANAIKFTQKGEVVVGVALQGAYAKVSVRDTGPGIGDTERALIFEDYRQAGDEHRRKRGTGLGLAIARRLVLLHGGAIYVESQLGRGSTFNVLLPLKAPRARLA
- a CDS encoding acetyl-CoA C-acetyltransferase — its product is MAKLSKSIVIVGAKRTAFGTMQGALKGISANDLGVVAAKAALAQSRVPADAIDHVVIGNVLQSSADAIYCARHVGLKAGTPITTPALTVNRLCGSGFQAIVSGAEQILLGDASAVLVGGTENMTQAPHVIRGAREGFAFGKAPPLEDSLWTCLTDSYCNLPMAVTAENLATKYGINREACDDFALTSQQRWAAAHEAGRFKDEITPIEIKQKKGTITFEVDEHPRPQTTREALAKLGPVFKKDGVVTAGNASGICDGAAALVLTTEEFAQQRGLTPLARLIGWGVAGVEPEIMGIGPVPALQRALARTDLKLSDLDLVEVNEAFAPQYLAVEKELGLDRKKTNVNGGAISLGHPLGASGARITTHLVYELARRHGRFAAGSACIGGGQGMAVILERV
- a CDS encoding MaoC family protein, whose product is MTLDLSLVGKPSSPEKRIYSWEDTVLYALGIGSTKDELDYLYEGRGPKVYPSFAVVPKFKPMLDQLAKTGGNMAMVVHGSEKVQILRPFDASGTLYTTATVRGIYDMRKFASVIVDMESKNEQEEVVCQTTSSLLIREAGGFGGTAPPKEAVPVAVPKDREADFRIEQTTSQEQALLYRLSGDFNPLHADPEFAKNVGFDKGPILHGLCTFGYMVRHAAKGALGGDATKLTAFGAQFRRAVWPGDTLVTEGWLVSPGKIALSVSVKERDETVLSNAWAEFAA
- a CDS encoding flagellar biosynthetic protein FliR — encoded protein: MSASGFLFGHAAFAPPTSVAGLLGAVIQAFTGAGVDLPALGLAWARVLPTVLIVPAFGLRALPTPLRAILGAMLALCIFPAVVADAGAHAREPWPLLLLENFLHGLPVALAAAIPLWAATMAGNLVDTLRGARDAWNADTVEGKASHLGIAFALLASTLFLQSGGPSRIALALATTDFPAHPLLAAVRDLSAGITLAVALGGPLLAASIVLEVAVALVARASFPAQIYAVFPPLRALGLLVVMALVFERIAFVLARAIR
- a CDS encoding cytochrome c, with the translated sequence MRQTIWSLIFAAAATPALLVGACGGDDTSVRPATDGGLPDTSTKPDAAVDPLARGKYIVDTLASCGDCHTPRKSDGSPDMTKYLAGNSCFIGTDKSGDAGGPGPGCLSAPNLTNHADGLKNVTVDQEIKDMFQHGKRPDGKFLNSPMPYWVYANMTDADANAVVAYLRTVPGVANRPTPNQPPWTNVPAPTPPIDLNTVPAPEKEGNPDYESQMRGRYLAAVASACIECHTPEKEGAPPGQVDRSKWFAGKRAYDSKSLGLPQDKFPAQIFSANLTSDLSTGLGGYSLEQIVRVIKQGQDKDGKGICPPMPAGPRGSYVNMSDDDARDIARYLKSLPPIVNARTDCVAPGP